One genomic window of Conger conger chromosome 7, fConCon1.1, whole genome shotgun sequence includes the following:
- the ptrh2 gene encoding peptidyl-tRNA hydrolase 2, mitochondrial isoform X3, with translation MKITDLMVDMDFSLCLKMDSVSNQMAIGVLAGVGCGLCIGWLLRGRLARPVKGLIPAPGNGAGSETSVMGESGEFKMTLVVRNDLKMGKGKVAAQCSHAAVSAYKQVQRRNPDLLKQWEYCGQPKVVVRAPDEESLIELLAHAKELGLPISLIHDAGRTQIAPGSRTVLGIGPGPVHLVDKVTGHLKLY, from the exons atgaagatcactgaTCTCATGGTTGACATGGATTTCAGTCTCTG CCTTAAAATGGATTCGGTGTCGAATCAGATGGCGATTGGCGTTCTGGCCGGCGTGGGCTGCGGACTGTGTATCGGGTGGCTCCTCCGAGGTCGGCTGGCCCGGCCGGTGAAGGGCCTGATTCCCGCCCCCGGTAACGGAGCAGGAAGCGAGACGAGCGTGATGGGGGAGAGCGGGGAGTTCAAGATGACGCTGGTGGTGCGAAACGACCTGAAGATGGGCAAAGGGAAGGTGGCGGCGCAGTGTTCACACGCGGCCGTCTCCGCGTACAAGCAGGTCCAGCGGAGGAACCCCGACCTGCTCAAGCAGTGGGAGTACTGCGGCCAGCCCAAGGTGGTCGTCAGAGCGCCGGATGAGGAGAGCTTGATCGAGCTGCTAGCCCACGCGAAAGAGCTCGGTCTGCCCATCAGTTTGATTCACGATGCCGGGAGGACCCAAATCGCTCCTGGCTCACGCACTGTGTTGGGTATTGGCCCTGGGCCAGTTCATCTCGTGGACAAAGTCACTGGACACTTAAAACTTTATTAA
- the ptrh2 gene encoding peptidyl-tRNA hydrolase 2, mitochondrial isoform X1, with protein sequence MMSSLRDDTTSQRVRTVGSLKMDSVSNQMAIGVLAGVGCGLCIGWLLRGRLARPVKGLIPAPGNGAGSETSVMGESGEFKMTLVVRNDLKMGKGKVAAQCSHAAVSAYKQVQRRNPDLLKQWEYCGQPKVVVRAPDEESLIELLAHAKELGLPISLIHDAGRTQIAPGSRTVLGIGPGPVHLVDKVTGHLKLY encoded by the exons ATGATGTCATCACTGCGCGACGATACCACAAGTCAGCGAGTAAGAACAGTAGGGAG CCTTAAAATGGATTCGGTGTCGAATCAGATGGCGATTGGCGTTCTGGCCGGCGTGGGCTGCGGACTGTGTATCGGGTGGCTCCTCCGAGGTCGGCTGGCCCGGCCGGTGAAGGGCCTGATTCCCGCCCCCGGTAACGGAGCAGGAAGCGAGACGAGCGTGATGGGGGAGAGCGGGGAGTTCAAGATGACGCTGGTGGTGCGAAACGACCTGAAGATGGGCAAAGGGAAGGTGGCGGCGCAGTGTTCACACGCGGCCGTCTCCGCGTACAAGCAGGTCCAGCGGAGGAACCCCGACCTGCTCAAGCAGTGGGAGTACTGCGGCCAGCCCAAGGTGGTCGTCAGAGCGCCGGATGAGGAGAGCTTGATCGAGCTGCTAGCCCACGCGAAAGAGCTCGGTCTGCCCATCAGTTTGATTCACGATGCCGGGAGGACCCAAATCGCTCCTGGCTCACGCACTGTGTTGGGTATTGGCCCTGGGCCAGTTCATCTCGTGGACAAAGTCACTGGACACTTAAAACTTTATTAA
- the ptrh2 gene encoding peptidyl-tRNA hydrolase 2, mitochondrial isoform X2, whose protein sequence is MRTLCLHALRGKLSSIDEILKMDSVSNQMAIGVLAGVGCGLCIGWLLRGRLARPVKGLIPAPGNGAGSETSVMGESGEFKMTLVVRNDLKMGKGKVAAQCSHAAVSAYKQVQRRNPDLLKQWEYCGQPKVVVRAPDEESLIELLAHAKELGLPISLIHDAGRTQIAPGSRTVLGIGPGPVHLVDKVTGHLKLY, encoded by the exons ATGAGGACTTTGTGTTTGCACGCGTTGAGGGGAAAGTTGAGCTCAATCGACGAAAT CCTTAAAATGGATTCGGTGTCGAATCAGATGGCGATTGGCGTTCTGGCCGGCGTGGGCTGCGGACTGTGTATCGGGTGGCTCCTCCGAGGTCGGCTGGCCCGGCCGGTGAAGGGCCTGATTCCCGCCCCCGGTAACGGAGCAGGAAGCGAGACGAGCGTGATGGGGGAGAGCGGGGAGTTCAAGATGACGCTGGTGGTGCGAAACGACCTGAAGATGGGCAAAGGGAAGGTGGCGGCGCAGTGTTCACACGCGGCCGTCTCCGCGTACAAGCAGGTCCAGCGGAGGAACCCCGACCTGCTCAAGCAGTGGGAGTACTGCGGCCAGCCCAAGGTGGTCGTCAGAGCGCCGGATGAGGAGAGCTTGATCGAGCTGCTAGCCCACGCGAAAGAGCTCGGTCTGCCCATCAGTTTGATTCACGATGCCGGGAGGACCCAAATCGCTCCTGGCTCACGCACTGTGTTGGGTATTGGCCCTGGGCCAGTTCATCTCGTGGACAAAGTCACTGGACACTTAAAACTTTATTAA
- the ptrh2 gene encoding peptidyl-tRNA hydrolase 2, mitochondrial isoform X4 — MDCAGQHKALRSLSLKMDSVSNQMAIGVLAGVGCGLCIGWLLRGRLARPVKGLIPAPGNGAGSETSVMGESGEFKMTLVVRNDLKMGKGKVAAQCSHAAVSAYKQVQRRNPDLLKQWEYCGQPKVVVRAPDEESLIELLAHAKELGLPISLIHDAGRTQIAPGSRTVLGIGPGPVHLVDKVTGHLKLY; from the exons ATGGATTGTGCTGGTCAGCATAAGGCTCTGCGCAGTCTGAG CCTTAAAATGGATTCGGTGTCGAATCAGATGGCGATTGGCGTTCTGGCCGGCGTGGGCTGCGGACTGTGTATCGGGTGGCTCCTCCGAGGTCGGCTGGCCCGGCCGGTGAAGGGCCTGATTCCCGCCCCCGGTAACGGAGCAGGAAGCGAGACGAGCGTGATGGGGGAGAGCGGGGAGTTCAAGATGACGCTGGTGGTGCGAAACGACCTGAAGATGGGCAAAGGGAAGGTGGCGGCGCAGTGTTCACACGCGGCCGTCTCCGCGTACAAGCAGGTCCAGCGGAGGAACCCCGACCTGCTCAAGCAGTGGGAGTACTGCGGCCAGCCCAAGGTGGTCGTCAGAGCGCCGGATGAGGAGAGCTTGATCGAGCTGCTAGCCCACGCGAAAGAGCTCGGTCTGCCCATCAGTTTGATTCACGATGCCGGGAGGACCCAAATCGCTCCTGGCTCACGCACTGTGTTGGGTATTGGCCCTGGGCCAGTTCATCTCGTGGACAAAGTCACTGGACACTTAAAACTTTATTAA
- the ptrh2 gene encoding peptidyl-tRNA hydrolase 2, mitochondrial isoform X5: MDSVSNQMAIGVLAGVGCGLCIGWLLRGRLARPVKGLIPAPGNGAGSETSVMGESGEFKMTLVVRNDLKMGKGKVAAQCSHAAVSAYKQVQRRNPDLLKQWEYCGQPKVVVRAPDEESLIELLAHAKELGLPISLIHDAGRTQIAPGSRTVLGIGPGPVHLVDKVTGHLKLY; encoded by the coding sequence ATGGATTCGGTGTCGAATCAGATGGCGATTGGCGTTCTGGCCGGCGTGGGCTGCGGACTGTGTATCGGGTGGCTCCTCCGAGGTCGGCTGGCCCGGCCGGTGAAGGGCCTGATTCCCGCCCCCGGTAACGGAGCAGGAAGCGAGACGAGCGTGATGGGGGAGAGCGGGGAGTTCAAGATGACGCTGGTGGTGCGAAACGACCTGAAGATGGGCAAAGGGAAGGTGGCGGCGCAGTGTTCACACGCGGCCGTCTCCGCGTACAAGCAGGTCCAGCGGAGGAACCCCGACCTGCTCAAGCAGTGGGAGTACTGCGGCCAGCCCAAGGTGGTCGTCAGAGCGCCGGATGAGGAGAGCTTGATCGAGCTGCTAGCCCACGCGAAAGAGCTCGGTCTGCCCATCAGTTTGATTCACGATGCCGGGAGGACCCAAATCGCTCCTGGCTCACGCACTGTGTTGGGTATTGGCCCTGGGCCAGTTCATCTCGTGGACAAAGTCACTGGACACTTAAAACTTTATTAA